A segment of the Luteolibacter arcticus genome:
TCGAGGCCGGCGCCCTCGGTGGTTTGCAGGCCGTAGCTGCTGCTCATTTGCCAGAAGACGATGCCGATGAGCAGCGAGGCGCCGGTGGCGAGCATGAAGGGCGCATTGCCGCGCATGTGCTTCAGCGCATGGGTCCAGCCGCCCTTGACCGGAGTGGCAGTGAGGGGCCGTGGCTTCAGGCCGAAGAGCACGGTGAGCCCGAGGATGATGGTGGTCGCCGCATCCGCGATGAAGAGCGCCATGAACGATTGCTTGGCCATGAAGCCGGCGGTGGCCATGCCGGCGGCGAAGCCGAAATTGATCGCCAGCCGCTGGCAGGCGAAGGCGCGGACGCGAAGCTCCGGCGGGATCAGATCGGCGATCAGGGCTCCTGCGGCGGGGCCATACATCGCGGTGAGCAGGCCGGTCATGAAGGTGGCGCTCACCAGTGCCGGCACGCCGTGGGCCTGCGACAGCACCATCATGAAAAGTGCCGCCCCCGCGCAGGAGATGAGCATGGTCGGCTTCCGCCCGAGGCGGTCGGCGAGGTAGCCGCCGATCGCTCCGGCGCACAAGGCACCTGCGCCGTAGGCCGCCATCACGAGCCCGGTGGTCTTCACGTCGTGCCCCTGCTGGCGCAGGTAGATGGCCATGAACGGGATCACGAAGTGCCCGAAGCGGTTCACGAGCGTGCCGCTGAAGAGGATCCAGTACTGGCCGGGCAAGGCGCGCAGGTCTTGCCACAGCGTGGTATCGCGGGTCGGGTTCGGGTTCGGAGTCGGGTTCATGGGGCGCAAAAAAAGCCCCGTCAGCCGGTGCGGCGGACGGGGCGAAAAGGGTTCTGGAATCTCGGTCTATCCCATCACGATTTCATCCCGCCGCACGCGGTAGCCTTTGCGGTTTTTCGCAAAGAACGGGCGGACGACGACGAGAGTGGATTGCCACATCCCCGCGATCTGCCCGGCGCACTCGAGGTGCGATAGGGAGCGTTCGTGGGTGGATGCCGGATTCATCGAGTGCTGCGGACAGTGTTAGGCGGGGAGGCGGGAGTCAATCCGGATCTCGGTGATGCGGGGCGACCGCGCGTGGAGTTTTTAAAAACCGTGAATGGACGCATGAAA
Coding sequences within it:
- a CDS encoding MDR family MFS transporter, which gives rise to MNPTPNPNPTRDTTLWQDLRALPGQYWILFSGTLVNRFGHFVIPFMAIYLRQQGHDVKTTGLVMAAYGAGALCAGAIGGYLADRLGRKPTMLISCAGAALFMMVLSQAHGVPALVSATFMTGLLTAMYGPAAGALIADLIPPELRVRAFACQRLAINFGFAAGMATAGFMAKQSFMALFIADAATTIILGLTVLFGLKPRPLTATPVKGGWTHALKHMRGNAPFMLATGASLLIGIVFWQMSSSYGLQTTEGAGLDERAYGLLMALNGILIVFLELPLTSYTRRFHPVHAMAAGYAVIGLGMGLNAFGASLPLLVISMVVFTAGEMVALPVANSYIAGLAPDEMRGRYQGVSSISWSTATMIGPSLGIAMWQFNPATLWIATLVASATAAILMLATRRLAEEG